In a single window of the Actinomycetota bacterium genome:
- a CDS encoding DUF222 domain-containing protein, translating to MERVTGVARPEFEALSADVDALSQLDPDGLADAELDDLVVAMARLRARLGVVAARWTHRWDARGVWTADGSRSPAHRLARETNTSTHSARVEIARARDLAVMTKTAAAIEAGRLSLDHVYLFAKARKEPCQAAFADSEQWLVDQCARLPFPDAERLVKYWRQRADAAAAEEEAERNVSANALHASATLDGTVVINGQLDAVSGAVFTNELNRLERQLLLADKAQLVVRTATQRRAAALVEMAKRSAASKTGRQRPLVTVLVGDETLRHMCELSNGTVITPGQAAGLVNDALVESVIFDNKTTVIAITHKRRFTGALRRAIEVRDRRCQHTSGCYQTVERCDVDHIVPYSEQGETSQFNGRLLCAFHNRHPDVSDHHQVKPQPVRPIDDLDRLRALIRWRNQHRPDDDGDDAAGRPPES from the coding sequence GTGGAAAGGGTCACCGGGGTTGCAAGGCCCGAGTTCGAGGCGCTGAGCGCCGATGTCGACGCCCTGAGCCAGCTGGATCCAGACGGCCTCGCCGATGCCGAGCTGGACGATCTGGTCGTCGCGATGGCGCGGCTGAGAGCCCGCTTGGGCGTGGTCGCAGCGCGATGGACGCACCGTTGGGACGCCCGCGGGGTGTGGACCGCGGACGGGTCGCGCAGCCCCGCCCACCGCCTGGCGCGGGAGACGAACACCTCTACGCACTCGGCGCGGGTGGAGATCGCGAGGGCGCGGGATCTTGCCGTGATGACGAAGACCGCCGCGGCGATCGAGGCCGGTCGGTTGTCGTTGGATCACGTGTACCTGTTCGCCAAGGCGCGCAAGGAACCCTGCCAAGCGGCGTTCGCCGACAGTGAGCAATGGCTCGTCGATCAATGCGCCCGGTTGCCGTTCCCCGACGCCGAACGGCTGGTCAAGTACTGGCGTCAACGCGCCGACGCCGCGGCGGCCGAGGAGGAGGCCGAACGCAATGTGAGCGCGAACGCGTTGCACGCGTCCGCGACGTTGGATGGCACGGTGGTGATCAACGGCCAGCTCGACGCGGTGTCGGGGGCGGTGTTCACCAACGAGCTCAACCGCCTGGAGCGCCAGTTGCTGCTGGCCGACAAGGCGCAACTGGTGGTGAGAACCGCGACGCAGCGGCGGGCGGCGGCGTTGGTGGAGATGGCCAAACGATCAGCCGCGTCCAAGACCGGCCGCCAACGCCCACTTGTCACCGTGCTCGTCGGCGACGAGACGTTGCGGCACATGTGTGAGTTGTCCAACGGCACGGTGATCACCCCCGGCCAAGCAGCCGGACTGGTCAACGACGCACTGGTCGAATCGGTGATCTTCGACAACAAGACCACCGTCATCGCCATCACCCACAAACGACGCTTCACCGGCGCCCTACGCCGCGCGATCGAAGTCCGCGACCGCCGCTGCCAACACACCTCCGGCTGCTACCAGACCGTCGAACGCTGCGACGTCGATCACATCGTGCCGTACAGCGAGCAAGGCGAAACCAGCCAGTTCAACGGGAGGCTGCTGTGCGCCTTCCACAACCGCCACCCCGACGTCAGCGACCACCACCAGGTCAAACCCCAACCCGTGAGACCGATCGACGACCTCGACCGACTCCGCGCCCTCATCCGCTGGCGCAACCAACACCGACCCGACGACGACGGAGACGACGCCGCGGGCCGGCCGCCGGAGAGCTAG
- a CDS encoding alpha/beta hydrolase, with translation MLQATIEVPETSPEPTSAEPAKWRPEPPQHIPRGSKIVLRKRGTTFVRTIKGPPGAPVVLLLHGWAATAALNWHQAFEPLSDHFRVIAPDLRGHGRGIRSRRRFTLADCADDVAATLDALDTGPVIAVGYSMGGPVAQLLWKRHREMVNGLVLCATGADFFPGNRARYTFAATTQILAGTTRAGALVGGWIPAGIARRVLNVTPPRGGDAKMVDWARREMSRHSFRLMLEAGQAIATYSSKGWIHDIDIPTSVLVTTKDAAIQPAAQFRMASAIPHSHVNLIEDGHTACMMPGFGRKLTDACIDTQRRVEAHADGHWPVPLTDAPH, from the coding sequence ATGTTGCAGGCAACCATCGAGGTTCCCGAGACGTCGCCGGAACCGACTTCGGCAGAACCGGCCAAGTGGCGCCCGGAGCCGCCACAGCACATCCCGCGCGGTTCGAAGATCGTGCTGCGCAAGCGCGGCACGACGTTCGTCCGCACGATCAAGGGACCACCCGGCGCCCCGGTGGTGCTGCTCCTCCACGGCTGGGCAGCGACGGCGGCATTGAACTGGCACCAGGCGTTCGAACCGCTCTCGGACCACTTCCGCGTGATCGCTCCCGACCTGCGCGGCCATGGCCGCGGCATTCGCAGCCGGCGGCGCTTCACCCTCGCCGACTGCGCGGACGACGTGGCGGCGACGCTCGACGCGCTCGACACCGGCCCGGTGATCGCCGTCGGGTACTCGATGGGCGGCCCCGTGGCGCAGCTGCTGTGGAAGCGGCATCGCGAGATGGTCAACGGCCTCGTCCTTTGCGCCACGGGAGCCGACTTCTTCCCCGGCAACCGCGCTAGGTACACGTTCGCGGCGACGACGCAGATCCTGGCCGGCACCACCCGGGCGGGTGCATTGGTGGGCGGGTGGATCCCGGCGGGGATCGCCCGGCGGGTGCTCAACGTCACCCCACCGCGCGGCGGCGACGCGAAGATGGTCGACTGGGCGCGCCGTGAGATGTCCCGGCACAGCTTCCGTCTGATGCTCGAAGCGGGCCAGGCGATCGCCACCTATTCGTCGAAGGGCTGGATCCACGACATCGACATCCCCACGTCGGTTCTCGTCACCACCAAGGACGCGGCCATCCAGCCGGCAGCTCAGTTCCGGATGGCCTCGGCGATCCCGCACAGCCACGTGAACCTGATCGAAGACGGCCACACCGCGTGCATGATGCCCGGTTTCGGCCGCAAGCTCACCGACGCCTGCATCGACACCCAACGCCGGGTCGAGGCCCACGCCGATGGGCACTGGCCGGTGCCGCTCACCGACGCCCCGCACTGA
- a CDS encoding 1-acyl-sn-glycerol-3-phosphate acyltransferase, giving the protein MRSVLSIWSWFVLGVVVLLWLPMVAIVRLVTAPFDPGRYAAGLLFRKLAVAHQTLTPLWHFKVTGKVPSDPRRPYVVVANHESFVDILLISHLPMEMKWLSKIEMFKIPVVGWMMRLAGDIPLLRGDRESGVEALRQCRDRLDKRVSVMVFPEGTRAPDGEVKAFKDGAFKLAIDAGVPILPLAVHGTKTALRKHDWRLGDATAEVRVLEPVSTEGLGTHDVGELRDKVRERILAELATMR; this is encoded by the coding sequence ATCCGTTCCGTGCTCTCGATCTGGAGCTGGTTTGTGCTCGGCGTCGTCGTCTTGTTGTGGCTGCCGATGGTGGCGATCGTGCGCCTGGTCACCGCACCCTTCGATCCCGGCAGGTACGCAGCCGGCTTGCTGTTCCGCAAGTTGGCGGTCGCGCACCAGACGCTCACCCCGCTGTGGCACTTCAAGGTGACCGGAAAGGTGCCCTCAGACCCGCGACGCCCGTACGTCGTCGTCGCCAACCACGAGAGCTTCGTCGACATCTTGCTCATCTCCCACCTACCGATGGAGATGAAGTGGCTGAGCAAGATCGAGATGTTCAAGATCCCTGTCGTCGGTTGGATGATGCGCCTAGCCGGCGACATCCCGCTGCTCCGGGGAGACCGGGAGAGCGGCGTCGAAGCCCTGCGCCAATGTCGCGACAGGCTCGACAAGCGTGTCTCGGTGATGGTCTTTCCCGAGGGCACGCGGGCCCCCGACGGCGAGGTGAAGGCGTTCAAGGACGGTGCGTTCAAGCTGGCCATCGATGCCGGTGTGCCGATCCTGCCGCTCGCCGTGCATGGCACGAAGACCGCGTTGCGCAAACACGACTGGCGCCTCGGCGACGCCACAGCCGAGGTGCGCGTGCTCGAACCGGTCAGCACGGAGGGCCTCGGGACGCACGACGTCGGCGAGTTGCGCGACAAGGTGCGTGAACGCATCCTCGCCGAGCTGGCCACGATGCGCTGA
- the cdd gene encoding cytidine deaminase — MVGPVTTPRETDQIDRLLAAALAAQRHSYSPYSHFPVGAAILTPSGAVYACCNVENAAYPQGVCAEAGAISAMVAGGEREIVAVLTVCDGPTTSTSCGGCRQKIREFATPLTRIYAAGPEGIRLSYTMDELLPDSFGPEQLEGFVS; from the coding sequence ATGGTTGGCCCAGTGACGACGCCCCGCGAGACCGACCAGATCGACCGCTTGCTCGCGGCGGCGCTGGCGGCCCAGCGGCACTCGTACTCGCCGTACTCGCACTTCCCAGTCGGCGCCGCCATCCTCACCCCGTCGGGCGCGGTCTACGCGTGCTGCAACGTGGAGAACGCCGCCTACCCGCAGGGGGTGTGCGCCGAGGCGGGCGCCATCTCGGCGATGGTCGCCGGCGGCGAGCGCGAGATCGTGGCGGTGCTGACCGTGTGCGATGGGCCGACCACGAGCACGAGCTGCGGAGGATGCCGCCAGAAGATCCGCGAGTTCGCCACACCGCTGACGCGGATCTACGCCGCCGGACCGGAGGGCATCCGCCTCTCGTACACGATGGACGAGCTGCTACCTGATTCGTTCGGGCCCGAGCAGCTCGAGGGTTTCGTGTCGTGA
- the deoC gene encoding deoxyribose-phosphate aldolase, which produces MNDESAAVARRALALIDLTDLGDSTPAGIDALCARAAFGPHGSTAAVCVWPAFVEQCARLLAGTGVRVATVVNFPEGGTDVAGTVAETAAALGAGADEIDLVLPYRAFLSGRRQAAAEMVAAVRAQARPPALLKVILETGAYPNQREIAAAAELAIEQGADFVKTSTGKTEQSASPAAAATMLQVIRASGRPVGFKPSGGIRTVSDAAVYLGLADEIMGPHWACPATFRFGASGLLDALEAAIEGLAPNDEGEPASY; this is translated from the coding sequence GTGAACGACGAATCGGCCGCCGTGGCCAGGCGGGCACTGGCGCTGATCGACCTGACCGACCTCGGCGACAGCACCCCGGCGGGGATCGACGCGCTGTGCGCGAGGGCGGCGTTCGGCCCGCATGGCTCCACCGCGGCGGTGTGCGTGTGGCCGGCGTTCGTCGAGCAGTGCGCCCGTCTGCTCGCCGGCACCGGCGTACGTGTCGCCACGGTCGTCAACTTCCCCGAAGGCGGCACCGACGTGGCCGGCACCGTCGCCGAGACCGCCGCCGCGTTGGGTGCCGGCGCCGACGAGATCGACCTCGTGCTGCCATATCGGGCTTTCCTCTCCGGGCGTCGCCAAGCCGCCGCCGAGATGGTCGCCGCGGTACGGGCGCAAGCGCGACCTCCGGCACTGCTGAAGGTGATCCTGGAGACGGGCGCCTACCCGAACCAGCGCGAGATCGCCGCGGCCGCCGAGCTCGCCATCGAGCAGGGCGCCGACTTCGTGAAGACGAGCACCGGCAAGACCGAGCAGTCGGCCAGCCCGGCCGCGGCGGCCACGATGCTGCAGGTGATCCGCGCCAGCGGCCGGCCGGTGGGGTTCAAGCCTTCCGGGGGGATCCGGACCGTCTCCGACGCGGCGGTGTACCTCGGGCTGGCCGACGAGATCATGGGCCCCCATTGGGCATGTCCGGCGACGTTCCGGTTCGGCGCGAGCGGGCTGCTTGACGCGCTCGAGGCGGCGATCGAGGGGCTGGCGCCGAACGACGAGGGCGAGCCGGCGTCGTATTGA